GGATTTGATGGCGTAGGTTTGCCACTCAAGTCTGGGCGCTGCCGGTACGTCGGGTTCAACGTTTTGTTGCACGGGGGAGGCAACCGCCACTTCGTTTGTCGCGTTTTCGGCAGAGGATGGTTCTGCTTTGGCCTTCTCGGGCAGCGGAGCTGCGGTGGTGTCCTGCTGAACTGGCTCCGGCTGTGTTGAAGAAACGGTGCCCTGTTCAAGGTCCAGCGCGTAAGACATTCGCTTGGCTTCGACGTTGCTGCTGGGGCTCATCAAAATAGCGGCGGTGACAACAACCGTTACTCCGGCAGCAATGGTGATGTGGGTTTTCGGAAACATTTTCAGCACGTGTCGCACCCGTTTTAATCGGCATTCCGGTAGGTTGTACTACCTAATTAAAGCTGTTGTTCAAGTATAGTCCAACAGATTACCGTATAAAAAGCGCGCGGGACAGCGCCGAACATTACCGTTGCTGCCCCGGCTTCCGGATTTCTGGCGACGGCATTGGTATACTACGTCGCCCTGTCGGATCCGCGTTGATCAAATTCTGGTCATTTTACTGTAACAGGGCGGCAGGTAACTCACAGATTTCTTTTGTTGATCTCTGTAACCAACCGAATCTTTGCAGAACCAAAACGGGGACGTGTTGTTCATGGCATCCATTGAGGAAGCGTTGGCGATAATCAAGCGCGGCATAGACGAGCTCATCCCGGAAGAAGAGCTCATCAAGAAGTTGAAGGAAGGTCGTCCACTGCGGATCAAGGCGGGGTTCGATCCGACGGCTCCGGATTTGCACCTTGGCCACACCGTCCTGATCAACAAGCTTCGCCAGTTTCAGGATCTGGGGCATGAGGTTATGTTCCTGATTGGTGATTTCACCGGCATGATTGGTGATCCTACCGGTAAAAGCGCTACGCGCCCTCCCTTGACAGAGCAGCAGGTCGCAGAGAACGCGGTCAGTTATAAAGAGCAGGTGTTCAAGATCCTTGATCCCGAGAAAACGCGCGTGATGTTCAACTCCGACTGGATGAGCAAGATGAGCGCCGCCGATATGATCAAGCTGGCAGGTCAGTATACGGTTGCCCGAATGCTTGAACGGGATGACTTCACCAAGCGCTACCGGGCTGAGCAGGCGATTGCCATTCACGAATTCCTTTACCCCCTGGTCCAGGGGTATGACTCCGTCGCCATGGAAGCGGATGTTGAGCTGGGCGGCACCGACCAGAAGTTCAATCTCCTGATGGGGCGCATACTTCAGAAACACTATGGTCAGTCGCCTCAGGTAATACTGACGATGCCGATTCTGGAAGGGCTGGATGGTGTCCAGAAGATGTCCAAGTCCCTGGGCAACTATGTAGGCGTAAACGATTCGCCTGGCGAAATGTACACCAAGTTACTGTCCATGCCGGATGATCTCCTGTGGCGCTACTTTGAGCTGCTGAGCTTCCGGCCGCTTGCAGAAGTAGACGAATTCCGCAAGGCCGTGGCTGGCGGCGCCAATCCTCAGGACTACAAAAAACTGCTCGCGGAGGAAATCATTACCCGCTTCCATGATGAGGAGGCGGCCAGGACTGCTCACAAGTCAGCCGGTAATCGGGTGGCTCTCGGCGAGATCCCCGAAAACGTGCCGACGGTCGAAGTGTCCCTTGAGGGGCAGTCCGAGATTCCGATGGCAGCGGTGCTTCGCCTGGCCGGCTTGGTAAAGAATGGCGCGGCGGCCAGGGACGTTCTGGGTCGCGGTGCCGTCTTTGTCGATGGTCAGAAATTCGAAGGCGATCGGGTGTTTGTGGAAGGTGATGAGTGCGTTATCCAGGCGGGCAAGAAGAAGATCGCCCGGGTTCTGATCACTGTTTGATCGATTAGGGGCGATTTTGAGATTTTTTCAGAATCGCCGTTGACACCCTCGGGCAGCTCTGTAGAATGCGCATCTCTTTCGAGGGGAGCACCGCTGAGGTGGCGCAAAAATCGAGAGATAACTGTTTGAATGTCTTGAAGAAAATGAGTTTTTAATT
The nucleotide sequence above comes from Marinobacter gudaonensis. Encoded proteins:
- the tyrS gene encoding tyrosine--tRNA ligase, giving the protein MASIEEALAIIKRGIDELIPEEELIKKLKEGRPLRIKAGFDPTAPDLHLGHTVLINKLRQFQDLGHEVMFLIGDFTGMIGDPTGKSATRPPLTEQQVAENAVSYKEQVFKILDPEKTRVMFNSDWMSKMSAADMIKLAGQYTVARMLERDDFTKRYRAEQAIAIHEFLYPLVQGYDSVAMEADVELGGTDQKFNLLMGRILQKHYGQSPQVILTMPILEGLDGVQKMSKSLGNYVGVNDSPGEMYTKLLSMPDDLLWRYFELLSFRPLAEVDEFRKAVAGGANPQDYKKLLAEEIITRFHDEEAARTAHKSAGNRVALGEIPENVPTVEVSLEGQSEIPMAAVLRLAGLVKNGAAARDVLGRGAVFVDGQKFEGDRVFVEGDECVIQAGKKKIARVLITV